Proteins co-encoded in one Arachis hypogaea cultivar Tifrunner chromosome 13, arahy.Tifrunner.gnm2.J5K5, whole genome shotgun sequence genomic window:
- the LOC112732743 gene encoding uncharacterized protein isoform X1 yields MESRREQAESNCASSDNNSPPIPETEMETPISESTLEGGGSAFNQSQILRAIEVVERDSFAIAQSFTSLFASLRLALSNATATTIDHMQCFSDASGRVQESVLDAATKGNRYINSCLRLNEEMKNIDGLASQLKVLRRHVDSLDAAVNKLLQVP; encoded by the exons ATGGAAAGCAGAAGAGAACAAGCTGAGTCGAATTGCGCCTCCTCAGATAATAATAGTCCCCCAATtccagaaacagaaatggaaaccCCAATTTCAGAATCAACCCTTGAGGGTGGTGGCTCCGCCTTCAATCAGAGTCAAATTCTGAGAGCCATCGAAGTAGTGGAGCGAGACTCCTTCGCAATCGCTCAGAGCTTCACTTCTCTCTTCGCCTCCCTCCGCCTCGCTCTCTCCAACGCCACCGCCACCACCATCGACCACATGCAATGTTTTAGCGACGCTTCCGGTCGAGTTCAAGAATCTG TGCTTGATGCAGCAACCAAGGGGAATCGGTATATAAATTCGTGTCTTAG ATTGAATGAGGAGATGAAGAACATTGATGGTCTTGCGTCGCAACT AAAAGTCTTGAGAAGGCATGTTGATTCTCTGGACGCAGCGGTTAACAAGCTTCTTCAAGTCCCATGA
- the LOC112732743 gene encoding uncharacterized protein isoform X2, with protein MESRREQAESNCASSDNNSPPIPETEMETPISESTLEGGGSAFNQSQILRAIEVVERDSFAIAQSFTSLFASLRLALSNATATTIDHMQCFSDASGRVQESVLDAATKGNRYINSCLRLNEEMKNIDGLASQLLEKAC; from the exons ATGGAAAGCAGAAGAGAACAAGCTGAGTCGAATTGCGCCTCCTCAGATAATAATAGTCCCCCAATtccagaaacagaaatggaaaccCCAATTTCAGAATCAACCCTTGAGGGTGGTGGCTCCGCCTTCAATCAGAGTCAAATTCTGAGAGCCATCGAAGTAGTGGAGCGAGACTCCTTCGCAATCGCTCAGAGCTTCACTTCTCTCTTCGCCTCCCTCCGCCTCGCTCTCTCCAACGCCACCGCCACCACCATCGACCACATGCAATGTTTTAGCGACGCTTCCGGTCGAGTTCAAGAATCTG TGCTTGATGCAGCAACCAAGGGGAATCGGTATATAAATTCGTGTCTTAG ATTGAATGAGGAGATGAAGAACATTGATGGTCTTGCGTCGCAACT TCTTGAGAAGGCATGTTGA